From Lysobacter silvisoli, the proteins below share one genomic window:
- a CDS encoding TonB-dependent receptor, with the protein MTHPNSVRLSKLTLGLLAVLATAPVFAQSTSAGVAGRVVGADGQPVAGAEVVITHTESGTVSRATTDADGRYNARGLRVGGPYVITTTKEGSGTGSQEGVFLNLDKVNNVDVSLNNDVTTLESVTAVSYGGSEVFSATKMGAGSNVTRQQLEAFPSINRNLQDYVRLDPRVTQTDKSRNEISVGGQNPRYNVVRVDGISTADSFGLESNSLPTPRQPFSMDTIDEVAVDVANYDVTISGGTGGVINAVTKSGTNEFHGSLYGIYRDGDWSGKNRNNVRPKLFDNETTYGATFGGPLIKDKLFFFANYENYKGKGLFTGNAGFGPIGSGESNIVNITQAQIDEVIRLAGLKGFNPGTLAKPALNSEAEEYGIKIDWNINDAHRASFRYSKSEQNTANLQGFGNTTLALNTYHYVRDFELESYTAQLFSDWTDNFSTEAKVSYRDYSAVRNPLADLPAIAIRIGSATLNLGTEENTHANILETTTKNAFFAGNWFLGDHTIKFGADYEENEIYNLFGRRVNGVYTFDCINTASGPLGAGCAKSFESGISSRYQLFYPRGGDINNMAAEFKLKNLGLFVQDTWAVNNNLTLTFGVRYDEPMVDQKPAYNAAASTAFGVRNDNTIDGNGLLSPRFGFNYTFDSERPTQLRGGIGLFQGSAATVWLANPYANNGVSYTDYFFSTGITRFDPDPADQLNQFTPGTGGTQSVDFIDPDLGQPSVWKANLAFETELPWWGVVGSAEVVLTSVKEGIYYQQLNLGNPTAIGQDGRKIYWNNTGANNGLRPNSWNQLGVGTGTDARFNRNRTFNDAIIARSTSKGESQQLTLSLNKPFNESDWSWLLAYTYTNANEVSPLTSSTSGSQLGNVAVFQSNEEVSATSSYEIKNRFTAAVSWKHAFFGDYNTSVSMFYEGRSGRPYSYTFDNDANGDGRANDLLYIPKDLTDVVFGSAAEAAGFWAFVNSNDYLKSHLGQVAERNAAHGRWVNQFDMRISQEIPGFMEGHKAEIALDILNVGNLLNKKWGSVEEMGFPGYRGIVEYGGICGAGGAPLTGTCVGNAGKYVYRYNGPDALNIYDDKGISRWAAQVSFRYKF; encoded by the coding sequence ATGACCCATCCGAATAGCGTCCGGTTGTCCAAGCTCACGCTTGGTCTGCTTGCCGTTCTCGCCACCGCGCCCGTTTTCGCGCAGAGCACGTCCGCCGGTGTCGCCGGCCGCGTGGTCGGCGCCGATGGTCAGCCCGTCGCTGGCGCTGAAGTCGTCATCACCCACACCGAGTCGGGCACCGTCAGCCGCGCCACGACCGACGCCGACGGCCGCTACAACGCCCGCGGCCTGCGCGTGGGTGGTCCGTACGTGATCACCACCACCAAGGAAGGTTCCGGCACCGGTTCGCAAGAAGGCGTGTTCCTGAACCTGGACAAGGTCAACAACGTCGACGTGTCGCTGAACAACGACGTCACCACCCTGGAGTCGGTGACCGCGGTGTCCTACGGCGGCTCGGAAGTGTTCAGCGCCACCAAGATGGGCGCCGGCTCGAACGTGACCCGCCAGCAGCTGGAAGCGTTCCCGTCGATCAACCGCAACCTGCAGGACTACGTGCGCCTCGACCCGCGCGTGACCCAGACCGACAAGTCGCGTAACGAAATCTCGGTCGGCGGCCAGAACCCGCGCTACAACGTGGTCCGCGTCGACGGCATCAGCACCGCCGACTCCTTCGGCCTGGAATCCAACAGCCTGCCGACCCCGCGCCAGCCGTTCTCGATGGACACCATCGACGAAGTGGCGGTGGACGTGGCCAACTACGACGTCACCATCTCCGGCGGCACCGGCGGCGTGATCAACGCCGTGACCAAGTCGGGCACCAACGAGTTCCACGGCTCGCTGTACGGCATCTACCGCGACGGCGACTGGTCGGGCAAGAACCGCAACAACGTGCGTCCCAAGCTGTTCGACAACGAGACCACCTACGGCGCGACCTTCGGCGGCCCGCTGATCAAGGACAAGCTGTTCTTCTTCGCCAACTACGAGAACTACAAGGGCAAGGGCCTGTTCACCGGCAACGCTGGTTTCGGTCCGATCGGCTCGGGCGAGAGCAACATCGTCAACATCACCCAGGCGCAGATCGATGAGGTCATCCGCCTCGCCGGCCTCAAGGGCTTCAATCCGGGCACGCTGGCCAAGCCGGCGCTGAACTCGGAAGCCGAGGAATACGGCATCAAGATCGACTGGAACATCAACGACGCCCACCGCGCCAGCTTCCGCTACAGCAAGTCCGAGCAGAACACCGCCAACCTGCAGGGTTTCGGCAACACCACGCTCGCCCTGAACACCTACCACTACGTGCGCGACTTCGAGCTGGAGTCGTACACCGCGCAGCTGTTCAGCGACTGGACCGACAACTTCTCCACCGAAGCCAAGGTCTCGTACCGCGACTACTCGGCCGTGCGCAACCCGCTGGCCGATCTGCCGGCGATCGCGATCCGCATCGGTTCGGCCACCCTGAACCTGGGCACCGAAGAGAACACCCACGCCAACATCCTGGAAACCACCACGAAGAACGCGTTCTTCGCCGGTAACTGGTTCCTGGGCGATCACACCATCAAGTTCGGCGCCGACTACGAAGAGAACGAGATCTACAACCTCTTCGGCCGTCGCGTGAACGGCGTGTACACCTTCGACTGCATCAACACCGCCAGCGGTCCGCTGGGCGCTGGCTGCGCCAAGTCGTTCGAAAGCGGCATCTCCAGCCGTTACCAGCTGTTCTACCCGCGCGGCGGCGACATCAACAACATGGCCGCCGAGTTCAAGCTCAAGAACCTGGGCCTGTTCGTGCAGGACACCTGGGCGGTCAACAACAACCTGACCCTGACCTTCGGCGTGCGCTACGACGAGCCGATGGTGGATCAGAAGCCGGCCTACAACGCCGCCGCCTCGACCGCGTTCGGCGTGCGCAACGACAACACCATCGACGGCAACGGCCTGCTGTCGCCGCGCTTCGGCTTCAACTACACCTTCGACAGCGAGCGCCCGACCCAGCTGCGCGGCGGCATCGGCCTGTTCCAGGGCTCGGCCGCGACCGTGTGGCTGGCCAACCCGTACGCCAACAACGGCGTGTCGTACACCGACTACTTCTTCTCGACCGGCATCACCCGTTTCGATCCGGATCCGGCCGACCAGCTGAACCAGTTCACCCCGGGCACCGGCGGCACCCAATCGGTCGACTTCATCGATCCGGACCTGGGCCAGCCCTCGGTGTGGAAGGCCAACCTGGCGTTCGAAACCGAGCTGCCGTGGTGGGGCGTGGTGGGTTCGGCCGAAGTCGTGCTGACCTCGGTTAAGGAAGGTATCTACTACCAGCAGCTGAACCTGGGCAACCCGACCGCTATCGGTCAGGACGGCCGCAAGATCTACTGGAACAACACCGGCGCCAACAACGGCCTGCGTCCGAACAGCTGGAACCAGCTGGGCGTGGGCACCGGCACCGACGCGCGCTTCAACCGCAACCGCACCTTCAACGACGCGATCATCGCCCGTTCGACCAGCAAGGGCGAAAGCCAGCAGCTGACCCTGTCGTTGAACAAGCCGTTCAACGAGAGCGACTGGTCCTGGTTGCTGGCATACACCTACACCAACGCCAACGAAGTCAGCCCGCTGACCAGTTCCACCTCGGGCTCGCAGCTGGGCAACGTGGCGGTGTTCCAGTCCAACGAAGAGGTGTCGGCCACCTCCAGCTACGAGATCAAGAACCGCTTCACCGCGGCGGTCAGCTGGAAGCACGCCTTCTTCGGCGACTACAACACCAGCGTGTCGATGTTCTACGAAGGCCGTTCGGGCCGTCCGTACAGCTACACCTTCGACAACGACGCCAACGGCGACGGCCGCGCCAACGACCTGCTGTACATCCCGAAGGACCTGACCGACGTGGTGTTCGGCAGCGCCGCCGAGGCCGCCGGCTTCTGGGCGTTCGTGAACTCGAACGACTACCTGAAGAGTCACCTGGGGCAGGTCGCCGAGCGCAACGCCGCGCACGGCCGCTGGGTCAACCAGTTCGACATGCGCATCTCGCAGGAGATCCCGGGCTTCATGGAAGGCCACAAGGCCGAAATCGCCCTGGACATCCTCAACGTCGGCAACCTGCTCAACAAGAAGTGGGGCAGCGTCGAGGAAATGGGCTTCCCGGGCTACCGCGGCATCGTCGAGTACGGCGGCATCTGCGGCGCCGGCGGCGCTCCGCTGACCGGTACCTGCGTCGGCAACGCCGGCAAGTACGTGTACCGCTACAACGGTCCGGACGCCCTGAACATCTACGACGATAAGGGCATCTCGCGCTGGGCCGCTCAGGTCAGCTTCCGCTACAAGTTCTAA
- a CDS encoding YhgN family NAAT transporter — protein sequence MTIASAALLLFLILDPLGNVPVFLSLLRGLPPKRQRIVLARELLIALGVLMVFLWGGKYALELMHLRQESVSIAGGIVLFLIGIRMIFPPPEGLMGELPDGEPFIVPMAIPLVAGPSGMAAVMLMGSNEPTRLGDWSLALLIAWGATAAILFSATFLYKLLGRRALTAVERLMGMLLVAISVQMFLDGLGTYLQISPP from the coding sequence GTGACCATCGCCTCGGCCGCGCTGCTGCTGTTTCTGATCCTGGACCCGCTGGGCAACGTCCCGGTGTTCCTGAGCCTGCTGCGCGGGCTGCCACCCAAGCGCCAGCGCATCGTCCTGGCGCGCGAATTGCTGATCGCCCTGGGCGTGCTGATGGTGTTCCTGTGGGGCGGCAAGTACGCCCTGGAACTGATGCACCTGCGCCAGGAGTCGGTGTCCATCGCCGGCGGCATCGTGCTGTTCCTGATCGGCATCCGCATGATCTTCCCGCCGCCGGAGGGACTGATGGGCGAGCTGCCCGACGGCGAGCCCTTCATCGTGCCCATGGCCATCCCGCTGGTGGCCGGCCCCTCGGGCATGGCCGCGGTCATGCTGATGGGCAGCAACGAGCCCACCCGGCTGGGCGACTGGAGCCTGGCCCTGCTGATCGCCTGGGGCGCCACCGCCGCGATCCTGTTCTCGGCCACCTTCCTCTACAAGCTGCTGGGCCGGCGCGCCTTGACCGCCGTTGAGCGCCTTATGGGCATGCTTTTGGTGGCCATTTCGGTGCAGATGTTCCTCGACGGCCTGGGCACCTACCTGCAGATCTCGCCCCCCTGA
- a CDS encoding SDR family NAD(P)-dependent oxidoreductase: MDTPAAAAALAGRVVLVAGAQGGLGSAAALACARAGATAVLLGRKPAKLNRLYDAVAKEGPEPALYPLDLEGASPDDYADLAQRIGDEFGRLDGVLHCAADFAGLTPLSQTDPAAFARAVHVNLTARWWLSQACLPLLAQAPDAALVFAVDDPARVGAAFWGGYGLVQPALAALVGMLHAELGANSPVRVSGLQPGPMRTALRGKAYVEENDRAARDPGAYADACVTLLSPAGAAHRGQVWSVQAGSLKA, from the coding sequence ATGGACACGCCCGCCGCCGCGGCCGCGCTGGCCGGGCGGGTGGTGCTGGTGGCCGGCGCGCAGGGCGGGCTGGGCAGCGCCGCGGCCCTGGCCTGCGCGCGTGCCGGCGCCACCGCCGTGCTGCTGGGCCGCAAGCCGGCCAAGTTGAACCGCCTGTACGACGCCGTGGCCAAAGAAGGCCCGGAACCGGCGCTGTACCCGCTGGACCTGGAAGGCGCCTCGCCCGACGACTACGCCGACTTGGCCCAGCGCATCGGCGACGAATTCGGCCGCCTGGACGGCGTGCTGCATTGCGCCGCCGACTTCGCCGGCCTGACCCCGCTGTCGCAGACCGACCCGGCCGCGTTCGCGCGCGCCGTGCACGTCAACCTCACCGCGCGCTGGTGGCTGTCGCAGGCCTGCCTGCCGCTGCTGGCGCAGGCGCCCGACGCCGCGCTGGTGTTCGCCGTCGACGACCCGGCGCGGGTCGGCGCCGCGTTCTGGGGCGGCTACGGTCTGGTCCAGCCCGCGCTGGCCGCGCTGGTGGGCATGCTCCACGCCGAGCTGGGCGCGAACTCGCCGGTGCGGGTGTCCGGCCTGCAGCCCGGGCCCATGCGCACCGCGCTGCGCGGCAAAGCCTACGTGGAAGAGAACGACCGCGCCGCGCGCGATCCCGGCGCTTATGCCGATGCCTGCGTGACCCTGCTGTCGCCGGCCGGCGCCGCCCACCGCGGCCAGGTCTGGAGCGTGCAAGCTGGGAGCCTCAAGGCGTGA
- the grxD gene encoding Grx4 family monothiol glutaredoxin, which produces MPVMERIQAEVEGHPIVLFMKGTAQFPMCGFSSRAVQALKAAGATTLHTVNVLEDPEIRANLPRYSNWPTFPQLFIHGELIGGCDITLELYESGELARMISETQRQ; this is translated from the coding sequence ATGCCCGTTATGGAGCGGATCCAGGCCGAAGTCGAAGGCCATCCGATCGTTCTTTTCATGAAGGGGACCGCGCAGTTCCCGATGTGCGGCTTTTCGAGCCGCGCGGTGCAGGCGCTCAAGGCCGCCGGCGCGACCACGCTGCACACGGTCAACGTGCTCGAGGATCCGGAGATCCGCGCCAACCTGCCGCGTTATTCGAACTGGCCGACCTTCCCGCAGTTGTTCATCCACGGCGAGCTGATCGGCGGCTGCGACATCACCCTGGAGCTGTACGAGTCCGGCGAGCTGGCGCGCATGATCAGCGAGACCCAGCGCCAGTGA
- a CDS encoding superoxide dismutase, whose amino-acid sequence MAIELPPLPYDRTALEPHISGETIDFHYGKHHKTYVDNLNKMIEGTEFAELSLEEIVRKSQGGMFNNAAQIWNHTFYWNCLSPKGGGEPTGKLAEAINKAFGDFAKFKDEFTKVTVGTFGSGWGWLVQRPDGSLALVSTSNAATPLTGEDTALLTCDVWEHAYYIDYRNARPKYVESFWNLVNWDFVASNLK is encoded by the coding sequence ATGGCCATCGAACTGCCCCCCCTGCCCTACGACCGCACCGCGCTCGAGCCGCACATCTCCGGCGAGACCATCGACTTCCACTACGGCAAGCACCACAAGACCTACGTGGACAACCTCAACAAGATGATCGAGGGCACCGAGTTCGCGGAGCTGTCGCTGGAAGAGATCGTGCGCAAGTCGCAGGGCGGCATGTTCAACAACGCCGCGCAGATCTGGAACCACACCTTCTACTGGAACTGCCTGTCTCCGAAGGGCGGCGGCGAGCCCACCGGCAAGCTGGCCGAGGCCATCAACAAGGCCTTCGGCGACTTCGCCAAGTTCAAGGACGAGTTCACCAAGGTCACCGTGGGCACCTTCGGTTCGGGCTGGGGCTGGCTGGTGCAGCGCCCGGACGGCTCGCTGGCCCTGGTCAGCACCTCCAACGCCGCCACCCCGCTGACCGGCGAGGACACCGCGCTGCTGACCTGCGACGTGTGGGAACACGCCTACTACATCGACTACCGCAACGCGCGACCGAAGTACGTAGAGTCGTTCTGGAACCTGGTCAACTGGGACTTCGTGGCTTCGAACCTGAAGTAA
- a CDS encoding YegJ family protein — protein sequence MHKTVIAMALACAFGAADAQTLVERAQRDEVALTRAEDPKMQAAYAKARAGLDEFLALQREPPAHLTGFSVKVGVKEGERTEFFWMGDLQVEGEGYSAVIDNKPRIVHRVHMGERYAFAREEIVDWTYRDSERQATHGNFTACALIARESPEQAEAFKLRFGLSCD from the coding sequence ATGCACAAGACCGTAATCGCGATGGCGCTGGCGTGCGCGTTCGGCGCAGCGGACGCGCAGACGTTGGTCGAACGCGCGCAGCGCGACGAGGTGGCGCTGACCCGCGCCGAAGATCCGAAGATGCAGGCCGCCTACGCCAAGGCGCGCGCCGGCCTGGACGAATTCCTGGCGCTGCAGCGCGAACCGCCTGCGCACCTGACCGGCTTCTCGGTCAAGGTCGGGGTGAAGGAGGGCGAGCGCACCGAGTTCTTCTGGATGGGCGACCTGCAGGTCGAGGGCGAGGGTTACTCGGCGGTGATCGACAACAAGCCGCGCATCGTCCATCGCGTGCACATGGGCGAGCGCTACGCGTTCGCGCGCGAGGAGATCGTCGACTGGACCTATCGCGACAGCGAGCGCCAGGCCACCCACGGCAACTTCACCGCTTGCGCCTTGATCGCGCGGGAATCGCCGGAGCAGGCGGAGGCGTTCAAACTCCGGTTCGGGCTCAGCTGCGACTGA
- a CDS encoding 5-(carboxyamino)imidazole ribonucleotide synthase, producing MTTVGILGGGQLARMLALSGAPLGLRFLVLDTAGDACAGQFAPMVVGDYTDQAALAEFASKVDVATFDFENVPAESAQWLAQRVPVFPSPRALAVAQDRLAEKTLFRELGIPVPQFADVPTREALDAAIAAIGTPCILKTRRLGYDGKGQFRLKSAADADAAWAALGAQAATVGLILEGFVRFERELSVVAVRGRDGEFRAWPLTENWHVDGVLSASLAPAQTDAALADTAHAYARKLAEALDYVGVFALELFCRDGELLANELAPRVHNSGHWTIEGSETSQFQNHLRAVLGLPLGDTRMLGTACMLNWIGQMPGAAPVLAEAGGHWHDYGKSPRAGRKVGHATLRAGSANELAAALARVGQALGRDAQVAPVIERLG from the coding sequence GTGACCACCGTCGGCATCCTCGGAGGCGGGCAGCTGGCCCGCATGCTGGCGCTGTCGGGCGCGCCGCTGGGCCTGCGCTTCCTGGTGCTGGACACCGCGGGCGACGCCTGCGCGGGGCAGTTCGCGCCGATGGTGGTGGGCGACTACACCGACCAGGCCGCGCTGGCCGAGTTCGCGTCCAAGGTGGACGTGGCCACCTTCGATTTCGAGAACGTGCCGGCCGAGTCGGCGCAATGGCTGGCGCAGCGCGTGCCGGTGTTCCCCAGCCCGCGCGCGCTGGCCGTGGCCCAGGACCGCCTGGCCGAGAAGACCCTGTTCCGCGAGCTCGGCATTCCGGTGCCGCAGTTCGCCGACGTGCCCACGCGCGAAGCGCTGGACGCGGCCATCGCTGCGATCGGCACGCCCTGCATCCTCAAGACCCGCCGCCTGGGCTACGACGGCAAGGGCCAGTTCCGCCTCAAGAGCGCGGCCGACGCCGATGCGGCCTGGGCCGCGCTGGGCGCGCAGGCGGCCACGGTGGGCTTGATCCTGGAAGGCTTCGTGCGTTTCGAACGCGAGTTGTCGGTGGTGGCGGTGCGCGGCCGCGACGGCGAGTTCCGCGCCTGGCCGCTGACCGAGAACTGGCATGTGGACGGCGTGCTCTCGGCCAGCCTGGCGCCGGCGCAGACCGACGCGGCGCTGGCCGACACCGCCCACGCCTACGCGCGCAAGCTGGCCGAAGCGCTGGACTACGTCGGCGTGTTCGCGCTGGAGCTGTTCTGCCGCGACGGCGAACTGCTGGCCAACGAGCTGGCGCCGCGCGTGCATAACTCCGGCCACTGGACCATCGAAGGCAGCGAGACCTCGCAGTTCCAGAACCACCTGCGCGCGGTGCTGGGCCTGCCGCTGGGCGACACGCGCATGCTCGGCACGGCCTGCATGCTCAACTGGATCGGGCAGATGCCGGGCGCCGCACCGGTGTTGGCCGAGGCCGGCGGCCATTGGCACGACTACGGCAAGTCCCCGCGCGCCGGCCGCAAGGTCGGGCACGCGACCCTGCGCGCGGGCAGCGCGAACGAGCTGGCCGCGGCGCTCGCGCGGGTCGGGCAGGCATTGGGCCGCGACGCCCAGGTGGCGCCGGTGATCGAACGCCTGGGGTGA
- the purE gene encoding 5-(carboxyamino)imidazole ribonucleotide mutase gives MGSRSDWETMQHAAARLESLGVPHEVRVVSAHRTPDVLFDYAASAAQRGLRAIIAGAGGAAHLPGMLASKTAVPVLGVPVQSKALNGMDSLLSIVQMPAGIPVATFAIGNAGAANAALFAAALLAPEHAAIGQALAAFRTRQTDDVLANDDPRLPVSGSAQ, from the coding sequence ATGGGCTCGCGCTCCGACTGGGAGACCATGCAGCACGCGGCCGCGCGGCTGGAATCGTTGGGCGTGCCGCACGAGGTACGCGTGGTCTCGGCGCATCGCACCCCGGACGTGCTGTTCGATTACGCCGCCAGCGCCGCGCAGCGCGGCCTGCGCGCGATCATCGCCGGCGCCGGCGGCGCCGCGCACCTGCCGGGCATGCTGGCGTCCAAGACCGCGGTGCCGGTGCTGGGCGTGCCGGTGCAGTCCAAGGCGCTCAACGGCATGGACTCGCTGCTGTCGATCGTGCAGATGCCGGCCGGCATTCCGGTGGCCACCTTCGCCATCGGCAACGCCGGTGCCGCCAATGCCGCACTGTTCGCCGCCGCGCTGCTGGCGCCGGAACACGCCGCCATCGGCCAGGCCCTGGCCGCGTTCCGCACGCGCCAGACCGACGACGTGCTGGCCAACGACGATCCGCGCCTGCCGGTTTCGGGATCGGCGCAGTGA
- a CDS encoding Trm112 family protein yields MDRKLLDLLVCPVTRQPLLPLDSRGLQALNAAIAAGGVVRGDGEAQAQALREALVTRDRKTVYRIDDGIPVLLAEEAIATAQLDGFPAA; encoded by the coding sequence ATGGATCGCAAACTGTTGGACCTGCTCGTCTGCCCCGTCACCCGCCAGCCGCTGCTGCCGCTGGACAGCCGCGGCCTGCAGGCGCTGAACGCCGCCATCGCGGCCGGCGGCGTGGTCCGCGGCGACGGCGAAGCGCAGGCCCAGGCCCTGCGCGAGGCGCTGGTCACCCGCGACCGCAAGACCGTCTACCGCATCGACGACGGCATCCCGGTGCTGCTGGCCGAAGAGGCCATCGCCACCGCCCAGCTCGACGGCTTCCCCGCCGCATGA
- the nadC gene encoding carboxylating nicotinate-nucleotide diphosphorylase, whose protein sequence is MSAPVAPPPAEQVQADVARALAEDLGSGDVTASLLPDTADSAYLLCKEPAVVCGRPWFDACHRALDPDVRIDWRVAEGDQVAAGTVLATLQGRSRALVSAERASLNFMQTLSGTATVTAAYVEAVRGTRTQILDTRKTLPGLRLAQKYAVRVGGGVNHRIGLYDTVMLKENHVRAAGSLTAAIRAARERYPALPLIVEVETLAQLREALGEGCDRILIDDFDAATRREAVAIAAGAPYGGRIPLEVSGGVDLAGLRAIAEDGVDCISIGGLTKHVRAIDLSLKLGPPPA, encoded by the coding sequence ATGAGCGCGCCGGTCGCGCCGCCGCCGGCCGAGCAGGTCCAGGCCGACGTGGCCCGAGCCCTGGCCGAGGACCTGGGCAGCGGCGACGTTACCGCCTCGCTGCTGCCCGACACCGCCGACAGCGCCTACCTGCTGTGCAAGGAGCCGGCGGTGGTCTGCGGCCGGCCCTGGTTCGACGCCTGCCACCGCGCTCTGGACCCCGACGTGCGCATCGATTGGCGCGTGGCCGAAGGCGACCAGGTCGCCGCCGGCACCGTGCTGGCCACGCTGCAGGGCCGTTCGCGCGCCCTGGTCAGCGCCGAGCGCGCCTCGCTGAACTTCATGCAGACCCTGTCGGGCACCGCCACGGTCACTGCGGCCTACGTCGAGGCGGTGCGCGGCACCCGCACCCAGATCCTGGACACGCGCAAGACCCTGCCCGGCCTGCGCCTGGCGCAGAAGTACGCGGTGCGCGTGGGCGGCGGCGTCAATCACCGCATCGGCCTGTACGACACGGTGATGCTGAAGGAGAACCACGTGCGCGCCGCCGGCTCGCTGACTGCGGCCATCCGCGCCGCGCGCGAACGCTACCCGGCGTTGCCGCTGATCGTGGAAGTGGAAACCCTGGCGCAGTTGCGCGAGGCCCTGGGCGAAGGCTGCGACCGCATCCTGATCGACGACTTCGACGCGGCGACCCGGCGCGAGGCGGTGGCCATCGCCGCCGGCGCGCCCTACGGCGGCAGGATTCCGCTGGAAGTCTCCGGCGGCGTCGACCTGGCCGGCTTGCGCGCTATCGCCGAGGATGGGGTGGATTGCATCTCCATCGGCGGACTGACCAAGCACGTGCGGGCGATCGATCTGTCGCTGAAGCTGGGGCCGCCG